Part of the Peromyscus maniculatus bairdii isolate BWxNUB_F1_BW_parent chromosome 23, HU_Pman_BW_mat_3.1, whole genome shotgun sequence genome is shown below.
TGGACAAGACCGGTCGACTGGCTGCACTGCTTGGGGCCACTCTGTTCTGCTGTGTCTCTGCTCCGAACTGTAAAGCACCCAAGGCAACCAATCCTCAGCTTTGATGCTCACAGCCAACCCTCCTGgcccctcctctttccctgctACTGACCAATCCAACGCTGCTGAGGTCAAAGAGGCTGAAGGGCTTGCTGACCACAGCTTCTGTCTGGATGAAGTTCCGGAGCATTTCCGTGGACGTAGTCTGCACATAGCCGTAATCCTAATGGACAGAAAGAGTGGAACGGAGTGGATTTGGCCTCCTAACCACAAAACTCTACGCTAGGAGAGAGGACACTTTCAGGGTAGCAGGGAACAAGGGAAGGAAGTCCTTGGGGCTGCGGAGATGGTGCAGTGGGTAAAGGGCATGCtcagcaagtgtgaggacctgaactcAATCCCCAAAACTCAAGTGaaaaaaagctggacatgataatgagcatctgtaattccagtgatCTCATttggagatgggagatggagacaggagaatccggGAAGCTTGTGGGCTAGTTAGTTTAGTGTATGTGCACTGGAAAACAGAGACCTTGCcttttgtctgtcttttcttcccacccccactcccatccccaccccaagttcttcaagacaggatttttctgtgcgGGCCCAGATGTTCTAGAATTCAccctgtagaacagactggccttgaactcagagattcacctgcctctgcctttccagtgcaccaccacacctggcttctttttccagttttttgggacaaggtctcactatgcaatcctggctggcctcaaactcattctgtagaccaggcttgcctcaaaatCAAAAGTGGTCCATCTGTTTCTGGGTGCTGgtatattaaaggcatgcaccaccatgaccagcaaaAGACTTGTCTGGAACAAGGTAGAAGGTAAGGACCAATACCCGAGATTGtccaacagaaaagaaagagagatccTGTGCgatgactcagctggtaaaggtgcttgctaccaagccagtcaacctgagttcaatcccagggacgcAGACAGTAGGAGAAAACTgtctcctgcaagttatcctctgaactCTACTCATGTGCACGGGTGTAGgcaaccacatacatacacacacacaatgaataaatcaattttttaaagaggaaagtcTTTGGGCTTTACCAGCACTTCATCCAGGAGTTCGTAAACAAGAGCCACATTCCGTGAGATGGTTCCCTCACTGAGTGAGCCACAGTAGTCACCCAAGAGAGTGGCTAACCTAAGGAGACATAGTTGAGTAGTGAATAAACCTCTCAGGTCCTCCTTCTTATTCTTAGGTGGCTGTCCCAGCCCTACTCACCGGGAAAGCAGCTCCAGGAGGCTGAAAGGAGAGACGTTTTCTGAGGTTGTGGCCACCAAATAGAGACCACTGTGTCTGATGTGAATGAAATGACGGTCATCATGATACTGAGGCGGAGTCGGGGAGAGAGGCATTAAAAGACCAGGATTGCAGTAACGTAGCCTGAGATGGCACCCTACAGTCGCTACTAGTGAGAGTAGAAAATGTGGCTTTGGGTGATCCCTGAGACCTTCAAAGACCTGGCCTCCTAATGTGTAACCTACCTCTGTGTGGTTGACAGTCAAGAGATGGGGGTGCAAGGCTCTGTCTCTGGCGTCTTGTTCACTCAATACACTTTTCTTACTCGGAGAAATGTACCCCCTCCCCTCCCGGGAAGCTTCCTATCAAGCAGCCCTCGAAAGGGAGATCTAGACGAGGCACCCATCAAGCTCCACAGTCCTAAGCCCCTGCTTGCCCGCCACAAGTGGTTACCATGACAACCGGAGACTCGCCTCCAGGCAGCCCCGTCAGCTTCCGGTAAAAGAGCTCGGCCACATCACGACCACCACTGTCTCCGCGAACTGGACGGATAGTTAAGGACACGGGCGACACAGAATGACTCTGGGCTCGATTTCTACCAGCGACTCCACTCCGTCTCGCCGGTCAAGGATACAGTCTTTGTAGATGAGCGGGTCCCCCTTGGAGGACAGAATGAAGAACTGGGAAATCATGGCCGTTCAGGAGGACAGACGAGAAGACGGTGAAAGTTGAACCCACCCCGCCCTGCGGTCGCGGAACAAAAGGACGCAGGGAGGCTGGCGCTTTAAGAGACACTCCTCCCACACCCACACGGGCGAGCAGTAATTTTGAACCGCGGGAAACCGGGTGCCCAACCCGCCTGGGCTTGGCAATCTCCCTCCGGCCCGCCCCCTCGCCCCCTGTCATTCAACCCAGAGTCGTCCAGTGATTGGTTAAAGTTGGTTGCCGGCAGCGGTTACTAGCCCCCTGTCTGATTGGCCCGTCCTCAGCGGCACGGGTCACGTGGGTGTGGACGTTTCGCGCCAATTTCGGTTGGTCGGCTGCATCGCGCCGCGCGCTCGTTCTGCGCTTCCCCAGAGTGAGACTTCTCAGCTCGCCCGCTCCTGTCGCACGGTCCCCGGCAGCGATGGCGCTTAAGGACTACGCGATCGAGAAAGGTGACAGGCTCTAGGGCTGGGATTGGCGTCCTTCGAGGGAAGCTTCTCCACCGACACCTGTTGAGGGACGCTGGAGTCTTGGGGGGAGCTGAGGTCGGTGGCTCTGGGGACAGGCGGACTGCGCCCGAGACGAGTGTAGCGGGCATCGGGATGGGAGCGATCCTGATCGGAAAAGGTGCTGTGGTTGTGAGGGGGAGGACCCAGCGGAGGCCGCGAAGAGGAGCGGCCCTCCAGAGAGACAGCTGGGTGACGTGGAGCCTTCAGTCCATGGCCGGAGGCCCCGGGGACCCGGGCCTGCCTCTGCGCTCTGGGGCGCTGGAGAATTCCCGCGTCCACTCGAGACGCGCCGGACTTCGGGGGCGGGGCTTGCCCGGCCGCTACGCGCCGGGATTGGTTGTTTTAGGCCGCCCTCCAAGCGGAAGTAGAGGCGGGCGGAAGTGGCGCTACTCCATCGGAGGGAGTGTCGTGTGTAAACAGTGTCCTTCCGCGCGGTGGCCTCGGAGATAGCTGCCGTGGGTAGGGGCGTGCCTGGAGTCGGGAGACTGAGCGCCCGGCGGCGAGAGGAGGCAGTGAAGTGGACCCGAGTGGCCCTTCGGCGTGCTGGCCAATCGCCGCACGGCCGCCCGCCTCGGGCGGAGGAATCCTGGGCTGTGAGGCGGCTGGAATCCGGGCCCATGTGCTTCTTTGTTTACTAAGAGCGGAAGCAGTGGCGGGAGCGGGGTGTGGGGTGCAGAGGAGGCCTAGTGGCGGACGTCCCGGCGggagcaggagaaaaaaaaaagagttgtactGGTGGAAGGAGAGCCGAGAGTCGATTGTGTGCGAGCTGAGAGAATTGAAGAGCCTGAGATTCCTAACTAAGGCAGTGAGTGCAATTCTCGTGGGAAGGTTGGAGTAAGACTCCAACTTGTAACTGCCCGGGGACCTATGTTCTTCCCCAGGTAAAAGCAGATTTGTGCAAAGGAGTACTGCCTACTTTGGGGAGAACTAGGTAGGCTTGTTTTGAGTGTTCATTTAATTAGCTCACAGGTCCCGTCTTAATTGGAAATGGGTTTCCTAGGTTTCCGTTAAGAACTTGAAGTAAAGAATCCGAAAGGAAGCTTGTGTTGGAGTATTTGGTACACTATTGTGTGTGGGACCGCGCGCGTGTGCTGCACGAGTATATCACGGCTTACACGTGGGTGTTAGACAGCCTCGGGAGTCGGTTCTCTTTCAACCTGTGGGTGGGcaccagggattgaactctgaccatcaggcttggcagcaatggCCTTTACACCTTACTGtacttaaagatttgtttttgattttacatttgtttgtagAAAAAGTTAAGAAGTTCCTGCAAGAGTTTTATTATGATGATGAACTTGGAAAGAAGCAGTTCAAGTATGGAACCCAGTTGGTAAGTCCCAGGATTGGTTTGGAGAGTTGGGGTGGTATGTAAGAACTTGTACAAGGTGGCCTACCTTGTTTGTAGAAAGTCTTCAACTGTTTAAgttatgtttatttgtgtatgtgtggaggtccattctcccaccatgtgggttctggggtttaaACTCCATTCTTCAGGCTGGATGGCAAGTGCCTAACCCATTGAGCCTTCTCTCCCATTCCTACCTAGCTCTTGGTTTTTAGAAATAGTGCTTGTGTGGCCTGAACGGGCTTTGGGAACACCTTATGTAGTTACATAGCTGGGGTTGGCTGTGAGCTCCTGACCTCCTGTCTTGGGCatcctaagcactgggattacctGGTATGGTGGGTTAACACCACATTCATAAAAACAAAGGGTTTCTGGAGTTCAGAAGTTTTCTTCAGAGCTGAAAAGTAGCTCTCTACTGTGTTCTTTCCTCTGGGGGATGGCCAGTGACTTAGATGAGCTTTTGTAGGTGAGATAAACGTGACCCTAGAGTAGTATTACTGCCTTTTCCTTGCCTCAGGTTCATCTGGCTCATCGGGAGCAAGTGGCATTGTACGTGGACCTAGatgatgtagctgaagatgaccctgAGTTGGTCGACTCAATTTGCGAGAATGCCAAGCGCTACTCAAAGCTGTTTGCTGATGTTGTACAAGAGCTTCTGCCTGAGTACAAAGAGAAGGAGGTAGGTTGCTGGCTTCTGAGCTCTCCTGCCTGGTGCCCgctattctttttggttttttgagaccgggtttctctgtagttttggtgcctgtcctggaactcgctctgtagaccaggctgacctcgaactcacagagatcctcctggctctgcctcccgggtgctgggattaaaggcatccgccgccgccgcctggcctACTCTTCTTTTTCTATCCTGCCCCTCACTTTTCCTGTTTTTAGGTGGTGAATAAAGATGTCCTAGATGTTTACATTGAGCACCGACTGATGATGGAACAGCGGAGCAGAGACCCAGGGGCAGCCCGGAACCCTCAAAACCAGTATCCTTCCGAGCTCATGCGGAGATTGTGAGTGTCTTGGTGGGCAAGGTTGGGGACTTGTTCTCCAGGACCTTGCTGACAAACGTTTCCTTCTCTTAGCGAGTTGTATTTCCAAGGCCCAAGTAGCAGCAAGCCTCGGGTGATCCGGGAAGTGCGGGCTGATTCTGTGGGGAAATTGGTAACTGTGCGTGGGATTGTCACTCGTGTCTCTGAAGTCAAGCCCCGGATGGTGGTGGCCACATATACTTGTGATCAGTGTGGGGCAGAGACTTACCAGCCGGTATGTATACAGTAGGGAACAAGAAAATACTTGTCTGGGTTTATTGTTCttgaaataaataattgtttCACTGATTATAATCTGTCATTTTCTCTCTAACTATTGCAACAATTGCTGCaggattcatttttaattctttggtaGTGATCTGATCTCTatagtcattttgttttgtcaatGTCTCTGCTTGACTCAGAATATTTCAATGGGTTCTTTCAGAATGCCTTGTCACAGCAGGGATGATTCCTGTGGTGATTGTAAGGAGCTTTTGATTTCTCTTTCCATTCCTTTCTAGATTCAGTCTCCCACCTTCATGCCTCTGATCATGTGCCCCAGCCAGGAGTGCCAAACCAACCGCTCAGGAGGGCGGTTATACCTGCAGACTCGTGGTTCCAAATTTGTTAAGTTCCAGGAAATGAAGATTCAAGAACATGTGAGTGTGAGGGGAGGTGAATCCTGCTGTGGTTGTGaagtggaagagagaaagaggagtgcAGGGCTGGGAGAGAAGTCATCTATAGTGGGAACAAGGTTAAACTAGAAGTTTGCATACTTGCTTTTAGCCAGAAAGTCAGCCTTCTAGGCTGGGCTGCTGAGTCTTACCATAGAATTGGCTTCTGAGGCAATGGTCTATGGGTCAGGCCCCTGTCTGCCTCACTTTTCTCCTTGTCTCATGTCCTGTGCTCTGACCCCGACTCCCCAGAGTGATCAAGTTCCTGTGGGGAATATCCCTCGTAGCATCACAGTGGTTTTACAAGGAGAGAACACGAGGACTGCCCAGCCTGGTGACCATGTCAGTGTCACTGGAATCTTCTTGCCGGTCCTGAGGACAGGATTCCAACAGATGGCACAGGTGAGGGAGTTTGAAATGAGGGAATAGTTCCGTTCCGCTCATCCACCCACTTACTGTCTTCACACCCTTAGAAAAGTAAAACCAGTCAGATGGAACTTGTGGTTGTTAAGAAACTCTTAGGGGTTCTGGTGATGGCCGGTTAAAGGGAAGCCATTCTTCTGCCCAGGGTTTACTCTCAGAAACGTTCCTGGAAGCCCACCGGATTGTGAAGATGACTAAAAGTGAGGATGACGTAGCTGGGGCGGGAGAGCTGAGCCGGGAAGAGCTGAAGCAGATTGCAGGTGAGGGGCCACAAGGTTGAGTTGAAAGTGGAgttttgggccgggcggtggtggcgcacgcctttaatcccaacacttgggaggcagagccaggcagatctctgtgagttcaaggccagcctgggctaccaagtgagttccaggaaaggcgcaaagctacacagagaaaccctgtctcaaaaaaaccaaaaaaagaaagtggagtTTTGTCTCGGGAAATGCAGTGGCTTAACTTTCTGCAGAGGAGGATTTCTATGAAAAGCTGGCTGCTTCTATTGCTCCGGAGATCTATGGGCACGAAGATGTGAAGAAGgcactgttgctgctgctggtgggtGGTGTAGACCAGTCTCCTCAAGGCATGAAGATTAGGGGTAAGGGACAAAGGAGAGGCTGGGAGTTGTTTGGGAGGGTGAGAAGGGATCGGATAAGTAAGTGTTCTGTGAATGACAACTGAGGAGTTGATGACTTGGCTTCATGGTTGTTGATGTCTTAGAAGAAATAGTAGGGGTTTGGAAGGGGAATCAGGTCTCAAGTGCTCTCCCTGTTGGTCGACAACTTGGGGTGAGCGTGTCATTTAGGCTTCCTTCCCATTTTCTAGGAAACATTCACATCTGCCTTATGGGAGATCCTGGTGTGGCCAAATCTCAGCTCCTATCTTATATTGACCGTCTGGCCCCACGAAGTGAGTATGGGCAAGGGTagggctttgtgtttgtttgaaacaCTAAAACCTCTGGAAGGCCTGGGCAAGTGGCTCCTTCCTTCAACAGTCTGCTGTTTCTCTTTGCAGGTCAGTACACAACAGGTCGGGGCTCCTCTGGAGTGGGGCTGACAGCAGCTGTGCTGAGAGACTCTGTGAGTGGGGAACTCACTTTAGAGGGTGGTGCCCTCGTGCTGGCTGACCAGGGTGTGTGCTGCATTGATGAGTTTGACAAAATGGCCGAAGCTGACCGCACAGCCATCCATGAGGTCATGGAGCAGCAGACCATCTCCATTGCCAAGGCAGGAATTCTCACCACACTGAATGCCCGATGCTCTATCCTGGCtgctgccaaccctgcctatgGGCGATACAACCCCCGCCGAAGCTTGGAGCAGAACATACAGCTTCCTGCTGCTCTACTTTCCCGATTCGACCTTCTCTGGCTGATTCAGGACCGGCCTGACCGAGACAATGACCTCCGGTGAATAAAGTACAATACCCATAGAGACAGCCCATTTTAGTGGTTTGCGGGGAGGAAGGTAAAATCAGAAAGCCGCTCAGCTTGTCTGTGTGGACACATCAAACACTATTCTTGTCTATAGTTCCTAGGGAAATGGAAGGTTGAGGGTTTCCTGGGAGGTCTGTCTCTGCCATGTTATGTAGAAGAGGTGGGGCTAAGAAGGGGTCCTAAGTCAGAACCTCAAGGTATATTGCTCTTAATGTTGCCTGTGCTCTCTCCAGGTTGGCCCAGCACATCACCTATGTCCACCAGCACAGCCGGCAGCCCCCTGCCCAGTTTGAACCTTTGGACATGAAGCTTATGAGGTGGGTAGGGAGTGAACCCAGGACTCACTTTTGTAGCCTAGCCATACAAGGCAAGGCATCATCAGAAGTTGTTTTTCTGGCTTGGGGTGATGAAGCAGCAGGCTATAATCCTAGCTAccgtggagacaggaggatctttagAGATCTTTCAGCAATGTCTCCAAAAATTACCCCCTGCCTCATACATtcttcaccatcatcatcttGTCCTCGGGGTGAGGCAGGTACAGCTTCTTGGCCATATCTGCTCCTGTGGCATTACTATGGCTCAGAGCATCTCCGTGATCTTCAGGTTTCTAAATTCTTTTCACCAGGTCTCTGAAGTCTTTCTCCTTTGTTACACATTCAGGGGGGCTAGGTCATCCCAGTGCAGATGGATTCGTGTTACTTTTGCAAATGTCATTTTCCTGAAAACCTGGAAGTTACTTGAGCACTGGCAGCCCTGTTTGGAGAAGTCCCTCGGTGATGCCCAAGCAAATAGCTGTCTGCCTCCTGCGTGGAGTATTAAGTAGGGAATGCAAAAAGCAGGCTGCGTTCTGCTTTCCCACAAGCCTTGTTTCCCACAGACGGTACATAGCCATGTGCCAGGAGAGGCAGCCCACAGTGCCTGAATCTCTGGCTGACTACATCACAGCAGCATATGTGGAGATGAGGCGAGAGGCCCGGGCCAGTAAGGATGCCACCTATACTTCTGCCCGGACCCTGCTGGCCATTCTCCGACTTTCTACTGCTCTGGTGAGTGCTGGGTCCCTGTCAGCTGGAAGGCTGGCCCTTGCCTGCCACCTCACCTTAATGGTGACCCTCaggctgcctcctccctccctcccagcagcCCTGCTGGGGCTAAAGTGCTGACAGTGCAGATAGTGGTCCTCTCTGTGCTACCGCACTGTGGGTACTTGCTGCTCCAGCAGGGCACGTACAACAGCCACGGAGGGGAAGGCTGCTTGCTACTCAAATCCAAGAGGGGCAGAAATGTCCTAGGTACATGGTCTTAGAAATCTCCATCTGTCCTTCCCTCTTGGACCTTAGTCCTGGGGGCTCCAAAGTGCTGTTCGTGCAGGTAGTGTAATTACCTGACCTACTGCTGAGCTAGCACTTCCCGAGCCCCCAGGACACAACCTCTCTGACAGTGGCCCTAGCTGAGCTCCCCAGGCTCCATTTATCACGATGGGGAACCTAGTGGAGTTCAGAAGGGTCTGGTCTCCCTCACAGGACAGATGAACACCCACCGGGACTGGCCAGTGTTGAGAGGCGGAGACTTGGGCAATTGCTGGAAGCTGCCCTGGGCATTGCACTTGTCTCGGTCTGACAGTGCCGGCCCAACACTGCAGATGTGGGGGGCAGGGAAGAGTCCCCACTTTTGTTCTATGAGTAGGCAAACATGGCTTGCCCGCCTTAAAGCTGGAGCAAAGATTTTTTTACttcatccccctcctcccctcctatcCCCATCTTGTCCCTGCCTTCCCCCCCTAGGCTCGACTCCGGATGGTAGACATTGTGGAAAAGGAAGACGTAAATGAAGCCATAAGGCTGATGGAGATGTCAAAAGACTCCCTTCTAGGTGAAAAGGGACAAACAGCTAGGTGAGTATCTTAAGAATGAAATTGGGCCACTTGACTTTTTTGAGCTGGTCACTAGTTTCTGCACTCATAAACATACAAGTTTGACCTGAGAATTTTAATGTTGATTGCTCCTGTTTGCTTAGCCCTGCCTCCTGACATTTTCCATCCATGTGTTTCAGGACCCAGAGGCCAGCAGATGTGATATTTGCCACAGTCCGTGAATTGGTCTCAGGGGGACGAAGTGTCCGTTTTTCTGAGGCTGAGCAGCGCTGCATATCACGTGGTTTCACACCAGCCCAATTCCAGGCAGCTCTGGATGAATACGAGGAGCTAAATGTCTGGCAGGTCAATACTTCTCGGACACGGATCACTTTTGTCTGATGGCCAGCTTTGAGGCTCACCTTTGTCTGATAGCCAGCTTTTAAGGCCCTGCTGCCCACCCCAGAGAATGCCCTGGATGCCCCAGAGATGAAGATCCCATTTTCCCACGCTGCACTTTTTTATTCTGTTGTTAATAAAGTGTTTTGAATACTTCCTGTTTGGGCCTGGCTTCTGCTAAGATAGCATTGGGGGAAGGGCTAACACCGTGATTAATATGCAAGTTTACTCTACCTTGCCCACATTAACTAGGGTGTGGCAAGGACTGAATGGAGCCTCTAGGGTTCTTGCTCCTCTCTAAAGTCCTGAGCCTTACTGTGTGCTATTCAAGCTGGGAGGTACAGTGCCTCAGGCCCACTCACTTCTTGAAATGTTCCCACTGTGGCCATCTTTTTAATTCCCATCTCCCTTGGAGGGTGGTGAAATGGGAGATGAAGGGTGACATAAAAAGTAGCAC
Proteins encoded:
- the Mcm7 gene encoding DNA replication licensing factor MCM7 isoform X1, whose amino-acid sequence is MALKDYAIEKEKVKKFLQEFYYDDELGKKQFKYGTQLVHLAHREQVALYVDLDDVAEDDPELVDSICENAKRYSKLFADVVQELLPEYKEKEVVNKDVLDVYIEHRLMMEQRSRDPGAARNPQNQYPSELMRRFELYFQGPSSSKPRVIREVRADSVGKLVTVRGIVTRVSEVKPRMVVATYTCDQCGAETYQPIQSPTFMPLIMCPSQECQTNRSGGRLYLQTRGSKFVKFQEMKIQEHSDQVPVGNIPRSITVVLQGENTRTAQPGDHVSVTGIFLPVLRTGFQQMAQGLLSETFLEAHRIVKMTKSEDDVAGAGELSREELKQIAEEDFYEKLAASIAPEIYGHEDVKKALLLLLVGGVDQSPQGMKIRGNIHICLMGDPGVAKSQLLSYIDRLAPRSQYTTGRGSSGVGLTAAVLRDSVSGELTLEGGALVLADQGVCCIDEFDKMAEADRTAIHEVMEQQTISIAKAGILTTLNARCSILAAANPAYGRYNPRRSLEQNIQLPAALLSRFDLLWLIQDRPDRDNDLRLAQHITYVHQHSRQPPAQFEPLDMKLMRRYIAMCQERQPTVPESLADYITAAYVEMRREARASKDATYTSARTLLAILRLSTALARLRMVDIVEKEDVNEAIRLMEMSKDSLLGEKGQTARTQRPADVIFATVRELVSGGRSVRFSEAEQRCISRGFTPAQFQAALDEYEELNVWQVNTSRTRITFV
- the Mcm7 gene encoding DNA replication licensing factor MCM7 isoform X2 codes for the protein MMEQRSRDPGAARNPQNQYPSELMRRFELYFQGPSSSKPRVIREVRADSVGKLVTVRGIVTRVSEVKPRMVVATYTCDQCGAETYQPIQSPTFMPLIMCPSQECQTNRSGGRLYLQTRGSKFVKFQEMKIQEHSDQVPVGNIPRSITVVLQGENTRTAQPGDHVSVTGIFLPVLRTGFQQMAQGLLSETFLEAHRIVKMTKSEDDVAGAGELSREELKQIAEEDFYEKLAASIAPEIYGHEDVKKALLLLLVGGVDQSPQGMKIRGNIHICLMGDPGVAKSQLLSYIDRLAPRSQYTTGRGSSGVGLTAAVLRDSVSGELTLEGGALVLADQGVCCIDEFDKMAEADRTAIHEVMEQQTISIAKAGILTTLNARCSILAAANPAYGRYNPRRSLEQNIQLPAALLSRFDLLWLIQDRPDRDNDLRLAQHITYVHQHSRQPPAQFEPLDMKLMRRYIAMCQERQPTVPESLADYITAAYVEMRREARASKDATYTSARTLLAILRLSTALARLRMVDIVEKEDVNEAIRLMEMSKDSLLGEKGQTARTQRPADVIFATVRELVSGGRSVRFSEAEQRCISRGFTPAQFQAALDEYEELNVWQVNTSRTRITFV